A window of Loxodonta africana isolate mLoxAfr1 chromosome 3, mLoxAfr1.hap2, whole genome shotgun sequence genomic DNA:
aaaagaaaaaaaattttttttttccttggttggCTTGAATGGCACTGGACGGAGGGAGGGAACCCAGTTGGGAAAACCAGGACCAGCGGGTCTGGTCCGCTAAGGGGTGGTCCGCTCCCGGGGCAGGTTGAGCTGGACCCCTTCGGAGCGCGGTGCGTAGACAGCAGCGGGAGCCGGGGCTTCCACGGCGAAGGGGCTGGGGCCGGGGCTGGAGCGACCAGAGGACGCAGCCGAAGCGGCCGGGCTCAGCTGCACCGCGGTGGTGTCCTGCGCCGTGCGCTCACTACTCTCCATCTCCAGAGCCACAGGCCCGGCGCGGCCGCCGCCCTGACTCCTGCCGGCGGCCGCCGCCGAGCGCGCACCGGCCGCGGGGCCCCGGCGGCTACATACGCAGCAGGCAGCAAAGAAGCCGAGCGCTAGTACCAGCAGCGCCGGCCCCATGATGAGTGGCACGTTGTGCCCAGGCAGGAAGGAGGCGAAGGCTCCCACCAGCGTCACGTTCACGCCGGCCAGCAGCACGCACAGACCGCAGGCGCAGCACAGCGCCGGCGACGGCAGCCCCTGCAGCCGACCCAGAGCGCGGCCCGCGGGGGCGGATGATGAGGGGCCCGCGCTCTTCTCTGGGGGCGGCATCAGCCTGGGGACGCCAGGCGCGCATCAAGCTCCCTCCTGCTGCCGGCCCCGACTAGCCCACCTGCCACGGGCAGGGCTCACAGTTCTCCTGCGGGCACAGAGCAAGAGGGAGGAGTCAGCAGGGCCTGACTCTGTTCAGTGCCTGTGAGAGCAGAGGTCACCTAGGCCTGTCACCTTCCTCTGGGAAGCAAGAGCCCACCCAAGATGGGCAGAATCTGCCCATTGTTTCCCCACGCAGTCCCTGGAGTCCCTCCTGGCTAACCTGCACATCCTCTGACCCTCCCCACTTCTTCTAGTCCTCTTGTCAGACACAGCCCTTCAGCCCCtcgcctccaggaagccttcctagGCTAATTACATTAACCCAGTGAATGGCTGTAAAGTGCTCAACACAGTGTCTAGCCAATTCTAGGTGCTCATTAAATGAccctcagcagcagcagcagcagcagttgcCCTAATTAGAGAGTGGGCAGGAGGCAGCTTTGGGGATTTAGACAACCCTCTCCctcagtttggagccctggtggtgaagtggttaaaagcttggctgctaaccaaaaagtcagcagttggaatccaccagctgctctttggaaaccctaggggtcagttctattttgttctatagggtggctatgagttggaattgactccatggtaatgggtttggtttggttttctcccCCAATTGGAGAGGCCTTAGAGACCATCTGGTCCAGCCCTCCTTGTTCAGAGGCGGAAACAAGCTCAGAGGGTCCagcaatttgcccagtgcaaggaCCAGTACCTAAGTGACCTGCTGCCTGGCCTAGGCATCCTCACACTAGGCTCCGGTCGGCACAGCAGTGACATTCACTTTCCAAAACATCAAATGAGGCCCTAGAGTGAGTGACCACCTGGGGGTGAGGAGCTCCTGATGCTGTGAGTGGCCATGGAGAGGAGGCAGCACTCACATGGACTGGGTTGGGCTGGAGCAGACCCAAGGTCCCTGGGCCCCTTTCTAGCCTGAACATTCTATTATTTTAGATTCCAAGCCCACTCCCAATGCCCAGGATTCTACCGTTGAACCTGGGTATTAGAGTTCCTTTCTAGGATTCTGTAGTTGTATCTGGTTCTGGGATCTGGATTCTAGAATTCTGGGAATGCATGCAGAAGCAAGGGTAACATAATTAAGAGTCTAGAGATTTATGGCTTCTATGGAGGATTCTGTTCTATAACATGAAATCAAAGGTATAAAGGCCCTCAAAAGATGAGATCATAGCTATTGGACTGTGCTAGAATTGTGAAAACAAGTCAGAAAGGGCCTGGAGTGAAGATGGGCGGGGAGAAGTCAGATGGTACCACAGGTGGAGGCAGAACATGCAGAGTGAAGAACAGGGAGTGACCTGGACAAATACCCTGACTCCCTATGCTTCAGTGTTATCACCTGGAATGTGGAGCTAATAATAGCACCTGCCCCACAGGGCATAATGAGAATTGAATGCCTTCAGCCAAAGGAAGTgcttctactctgcatacacagggccaccatgagtcagaatcaactagatgacaatAGGTTTGATTTGGTCTTGGTTTTATTATATTCCCACCTTCTGGATGATGAAATTGATGTACTAAAAGGTTAAATAAACTCACCCAAgaccactcaatggcagtggtggtGTCAGAATTTGGAGCTTGGTGTCCTGACCCCAAAGGCTTGGTTCTTACGCTATGAACCTAGTGCAGTGCCTGAATAAATGTTTGTTCAATGACTGAACCACAGGACTCTCCTCAGAGCCCCCGTAGTAAGCTCCTGTAACTTACATTGTTCAAAGTTTAAACAGCACAGGAGATCAGGGTGTGTCTTCGAGGTCTCTCCAGAAAGGTAAACTCACTTTGCCCCTTCCTTGGTTTATCACAGTCAGTTCAAGGAAAGCAAATTCCTGCTCAGGCTCTCCCCTCTCAGGTGCTAACAGTCAATGAATGATGCTTGTCTGCTCCCGGGAGCCAGAGCTGAATCTTTAAGAAAAACAACTCCCAGAGTCTCTACCCTGGCAGAGAAAGGACTAAAGGTAGGCTTATTTCCTGGTTAGCTGGGATCCGGGGCATGCAGGGGTGAGGTCAGTTGAGGTGATCCAGCTGTTGCAACTCAACTCGCACCACCATTTTCATCTGGGAGACTGGCCTTCCAGTTACCGCTGTTGCAGTGGTCGGTCCTGTTTGGTTGTGTTCTGGCTAGCTCTGTTGTGGGGTGTCGTCAGTGCTTTTCACTAAATATTTTTGGTTCTCCCTTCTTCTGGACACATTTGGTAAGTTTGCACTTCCTGGACACTTTGTGATTAGGTGGGACCATGTGactagttctggccaatggaTTAAGACATACGTCACATCCAGGCTGGAATATTTAATTACTAAAGCAGGACCCTCCAAGTTGAGCTATTGCTAATCCAAACCCTCCAACCCCTTCCCACTTCAGTCCAAGCCCAGCCCTCAATCTCACTGCTTGAGCAGGAGGGAAGGTCATTGTTCTGAATCTTGAGTTCTTAGAGCTGGAAGAGACCTTCCTTCACTTTAATGAGAACTCCAAGCTGCTGAGCCTGTAGAGGTTACCTAGGCCAATCCCTCCATTTACAgatgggggaaactgaggcttggggtGGAGAAGGTCATGGAGGGAGTCTGTGGCTGAGCCAGACTAAAACCATGCCTTCCCCCACCTAGCCATGGCTCTGACCAGTGCCATTCAGCTGCCCATGACCCTGGCCAGGCAGTTCACTCTCCCTGCTGCTTTACCTCTGGCAGGGAAGCACTTGAGGTCTCCATTTGTGAGTCTAGGTCAGAAGAATTTGGGTTTCAGATGATCAGGGTTCTTGACCTTGGTCTGGTTGGGCAACTAGGGAAGGCTAGGactcctttctgggcctcagctgCCTGAGTGTAAAGAGAGGAGTTTAACCAGATTATTGTCCCCAAACTGAGGTCCCTTGTTAAACTTGAGGTCCCTTGTCCATCTTCAACTACCTGAGGTTTGTGACAATGGAAATGGGAACTTGCTCAAGCATAATTGTCAATATATCAAATGGCCTCATAAAATAGTACATTTATATGTAATAATTGCTATACTTGCTCATTGAGATGCCCaaattctttgctttgggttgGGATTAAGCTATTTCCATAGAAGTTGCCTGCTGTGTGGGGTTATAGGTACTTgtattgaacactgactctatgCTAAGCACTTCCCTATGctaacacatttaatcctcactacaACACTGTGTGCTGGGCAGTCCTGTCCCCAGTTCAcagcaaggaaactgaggcttagagaggtgaagGGACTTGCTTTGGTTTACTCAGCTATAATAGGTAAAGCTGGAATTCGAACCCAGCTCTGTCAGACTGAAAAGCCCATGTTGTTTCTGCTTCACCAGAATTTCTGCTTACTGGAAGGTATACAGATGTTTGATTGTTAAAAAACCTAACAATTGATTATTATCCGGGGAATCAGCAACAAGCATGGGGCTCAAGGGCGGTGGTTCTCAGTAGTGGAGGCAGGAGCTCCTGGGGAGGGAGGTCTCCTAAAACCCCTCCAAGTAGCCTATCCCACCCCACCTAATCCACAGTTTCAGAGTGTTTAAATTACACAAAAGCAGTAGCTTGATGGGGGCAGCTGATGGGCCTCCTGGCCCAAAGTTCCTACTCCAAGGGCCCAAGAGCCTCTGGGGGAGGGGGCTGCAGCTGCTGGTCCAGACACCAGTCACTGGTCCCAGTCCACTGTCCTCCATATGTGAGCAATGCCCTCCTTTGCTCCCTCTGAGCTCTCACCCCTCACTGGGAACCCCTCTGCTCCCCAGGTGCCCCCCCAGCCCCGGTGCCCTCTCTTTCCCCAACACCCTCCCCTCTCCACTAGCACCCCCACTCTCAGGGAACCTCCCGCATCACCATTACTCAATGCCTGCTGGGACTTATTCACTACCCTGGAAGCTCTGTGTCTGCCAACTGATCCTGCTTCTCCTGAGCCCAAAGAACTGCCACTACCCCAACCTAGCAAGTCCCACAGCCCTTCCCCACCCCAGGTGTGAAGCAGGGACAAGGTGGTGGCTGTATTatttgtgcacacacacacacacacactcatcccCTAAGCTAGAAATAAGGCTTGAAGATGAAGTCCAAAGGTAGCTTCCCAGCTCCTCTGTCTGACTCTTGGGCCCCATCATCCTCATCCCTGAGTATGCATGCGTGggcaaacacagacacacactcttACTAGACATACTCAGAAATGCAAACACTGGCACACTACACAGTGTTGCAGACACAGCTTACCacatagacagacagatacacaGAGACACTCTCAGATGCCTGCCTATCTGATGGAGATGAGCTGCTGCCCAGCAGAGGAACCTCTGGAGGCTTCTCACTGCCTGGGAGTGAGGGGTGGAGGGGACATGCTTTGGTAGTGAGATGAGCAGGAGACCTCATTGAGGGATAAGGAGAATATGAGTTCAGCCCTCATGCCCCTCTGCCTGACACCCTGATGGTGCCCTCTCATTTGAAACAGGTCTCCATGCCTGGAGATTCAGTTttgccatctataaaatgggagtttGGTCTAGCTGGTCTCTGCAGACCCTGTAGACTctgacttcaggcacagctgagggGCCTAGCAACACAAAGCTCAGCGGCAATCTCTGCAGAGATCACATTGCGCTCATCAGACTTCCCTGGCATCCATCTAGCAAAGGCGTTCCCTTCTAGTCTTCCCTGGGGCTCTCAGATCTGCCCACCAGCCTCCGCAGACCACAGCTCCCAGCAGGGGTCATATCTGTGGCCAGACCTGGGTCTCCCGTCTCAGTCTGGAGCCAGCAGGAGGGGCAGAGGGAGTGGACTTTAGACTGGCTGGAGTGGGAACTGCCCCTCTTGTCTCTCCTCTTTCCAAGGCTTTGCTATGAGCTCCACTTTCTCCTCGGCTTAAGTCCTGCCTCCCCCAAGGGACCTCAGCATCTTGTGCACAACCACccaaccctctctgccctcttggTACCTTGACTCCTTATTTTCAATGCCCAACTCCTCCATTCCACCTCAGCTACCCCTCCCCTCCACCACACCTGGGACCTAATCGTTCTGGTCATTGCCTTCAACCACTCCCTCTGAGAAACTCAGACATCCCACTCTCGACTATAAGCCCATTGCACTACGATTCAAACACTCGcacagcacctactatgtgccaaacacttCTAAGCCCTTTATatctattaactcatttaaaccCCACAACAACCCTGTCAGGCAGATGCTATTacccatccccattttacagatgagggaacagaggcccagaggggtaaaatgacttgcccaaggcaggGGTGGGATTCAAACCTAGGCTATATGTATTCTGTGCTCTTCATCACAACTCCACATGGCCTCTTGCTGTAACTGTTCTCTGACCCCACGAAATCCCTGGAACTCTATATTTTCCCCATCAGCCTCTTGCCTCTGCTTCTCCCTGCATCCATCAGAGACCCACACTGTCTAACTTCAGTTACTGTCTTGCAACACCCTTaacttgtccttttgcctttctgCCAAAGCTGCCCAGCAAAACCTCAGCCTTGCACTCATTTAGCTTTCTGCCTCCTCCAAGTCTATGCCCAAATTGCTAAGCCTAGTAGGCATAACCACCTGGGCAGCGGGGCCTTGTGCCTCCATACCTCCAGCATCACTGGGGCCCTCAAGGCTCCCCAGAAACCTCCCTCTTCCCAGTCAGTGCTTACCACCCCTTATAGTGATAACACCTCCTCCTGTACATACTCATGCCCCTCCCAACTTAAAACCTTTCCTTCAACCAACCCCGCAACTGCCTCAGCTAATACTCTCTTCCCTTCCTGAAAGAGCTGTCTACGCTCCCCGCTTCATTTCCTTCTCAAGAGCCAAACCACTCCAGTCTGGCGTCTGGCCCATCATGCTACTGATTCTTTTCTCATTAAGGCCACCAGCTGCTTGCTGTCGCTGAGTTCATTGAACACTGTTCTGTCCTTAGCTCACCGGACCTCTCCACAGGCTTGGCCCTGGGGAACCCTCCTGCCTGGAAATACTCTCTTCCTCTTAGAAATAGGAATCTTAATCTCCATCTTCCCCCACAAAGCCCAGACTcccaagccagaaacctgggattcatccttctctccttcctctccctcagGCCTCCCTCCACACTTCAAATCCATCACCAAGTCCTGAAGATTCTTCCCTCTAAGTATCTCTAGAATCCATACCTTTCTCTCTAGTCCTACTGCTATACCCTGCCCTGCATGCCAGGTCATCTCTCCCTACAGGTTAAAAACTCTCCTTGGCTCCCTATTGCTGATGTCCCACCCTGGCTTCCTCCTGGTGGCCCCCTTTGTTTTTTGCTCTAGTTGAGCTGAACTCAGCAAGAGTGGTCCAGTGAACATGCTGCTCCCTGTGCCTgaacaggagtctctgggtggtacaaatagttaatgcacttggctgctaacagaaaggttggaggctcaagtttacccagaggtgcctcagaagaaaggcctagtgatcttcttccaaaaaatcagccattgaaaccctgtagtgcacagttctattctggcacacatgtggtcaccatgagtcagaaatgacggCAACTGGTAATTTGGTGCTTGAATCATGTGTCTACTTTATCTTCATCTGGCTAACTCCAGTTCAACTTGCAGGTTGCAGCTGAGGCACAATTTccttcaggaagccttccttAACTTCCCAAACCAGGGTCCCCAACCTCCTTACTCCCTAACAGCACTGTGACTCCCTGTATTCAGGTCtgcatcccctgaagtcttctttgaggACCAGGATTCTGTCTACCTTATTTATTGCTGTATCTCCAATGGAGTGCTTGATTCTTCCCAAGTGCTCACTGAATAACATTAAATAAATGGTTGGGGGAAGGGGAGGatggggagccttggtggtgcagtggttaagagctcggttgctgctaaccaaaacgtcagcagctcaaatccaccagctgttccttggaaaccctatgggacagctctactctgtcctatagggtcactatgagacaaaaTCGACTAGCGGAAGTGggtttttggtggggggaggagTTAATTAGAGGGGTCCATGTCTGTCTCCTGCCTTTTTGGCTTTACCTCTGTCTCTTGGCTGCTCAGAGCCCACTTCTTTCTAATTCCCTCCACACTTTGGGCCTTGGGGAGGGTGTGGCTACCTGGGTGGTGACTGGAGGTGAACTCTAAGGCAGATTCTTACTGAGTCAAAGACGGTCAGGGATTAAAGTAGAGAAGAAGGTGCCCAAGGCAGCCACTCCAGGCTGTGTTTCCTCttcccctgtttcctctctgtCCTCCTCTTTGGTTACTGAGAACTCTGTCTCAAGGCTACAGGTCCCTGACACCTTGTCTTGGCACTATGCTTTTACCCACTGAGTTCAGAGCTGGGCTAAGCACTCTCTCCTCCATTCCTTAAAGCATCCCCTT
This region includes:
- the TMEM275 gene encoding transmembrane protein 275, with translation MPPPEKSAGPSSSAPAGRALGRLQGLPSPALCCACGLCVLLAGVNVTLVGAFASFLPGHNVPLIMGPALLVLALGFFAACCVCSRRGPAAGARSAAAAGRSQGGGRAGPVALEMESSERTAQDTTAVQLSPAASAASSGRSSPGPSPFAVEAPAPAAVYAPRSEGVQLNLPRERTTP